The DNA window AAAGAAGATTTATGGGGTTCAGTTTCATCCGGAGGTCTACCATACCGAAAAGGGGAAGGAGGTGATCGCTAATTTCTTATTTAAGGTCTGTGGTTGTCAAAAAGAGTGGACGATGCGTAATTTTCTCTCTCAGAAGATAAGAGAGATTCAGGAAGTGGTTAAGGGAGAAAAGATCCTCTGTGCCCTCTCCGGGGGGGTTGATTCTACGGTTTTGGCATTTCTCTGCCAAAAGGCAGTGGGCAGAAACCTTCTTTGTCTCTTTGTTGATAACGGTCTATTAAGAAGGGGGGAAAAGGAAGAGGTGGCACGCAATTTGGGTAAGTTATTACCGATAAGATATATCAACGCCCAAGACCGGTTCCTAAAAAGACTGAAAGGTGTTGAAGACCCAGAAGAAAAGAGGAAGATTATCGGCGAGGAATTTATTAGGGTCTTTGAAGAGGAGGGGAAGGGGATAAGATATTTAGCCCAAGGGACACTCTATCCGGATGTGATTGAGAGCCGTTCCTATCATGGCGGTCCTTCCGCCAAGATAAAGACCCACCATAATGTTGGCGGCTTGCCGGAGCGGCTTAGGTTTAATTTGATTGAACCATTTAAGGAACTATTTAAGGACGAGGTTCGGGAATTGGGAAAGATTTTGGGGGTGAAGAGAGTAATTTTAGAAAGGCACCCCTTTCCCGGTCCGGGGTTAGCGGTGCGCATTTTAGGGGAAGTGACAAGAGAGAAATTGGAGCGGTTGAGAGATGCGGACGAGATTCTCCTTTCTGAGTTAAAAAAATCCGGATTTTACTTAAAGACCTGGCAGGCATTCTCTATTCTCCTGCCCGTAAAGAGTGTGGGGGTGATGGGTGACGAAAGGACTTATGAAAATGTCTGTGCCCTGCGAATTGTTACCTCGCGTGACGGGATGACCGCGGATTGGGCAAAATTACCTTATCCTCTCCTTGCCCGAATTGCCAACCGGATAATTAACGAGGTGAAGGGGATAAATCGGGTCGTCTACGATTTAAGTACTAAACCACCAGCCACGATTGAATGGGAATAGCCTTGACTTTATTAACAAGGTTGCTACTATCCTATTTTAAGAATGCGTTTTTACTTTGCCCGGGCGGATTATAAAGCCGCGAGTTTTATCATTTTAGGTATCCCTTTTGACCGCACATCCTCTTTTCTCCCCGGAACACGGTTTGCGGTCAATAATGTGCGGCTGGGAGCGGAAAATATTGAGACCTTTAGCCCCTACCAGAATCTCTCCCTACCCGAAGATAAAATTTTTGATGCCGGTGACCTCTTGCCCGAAATGCCCCCCGAGGAGTTTTTCAAATTGGTGGAAGAAAGAGTCTCTTCCTTCCTTTCCGATAAGAAGAAGGTTTTGAGTATCGGCGGCGAACATACCATTTCCCTGCCCTGTGTCCAGGCTTACAAAAAATTCTATCCTGACCTCATTCTGGTTCACCTTGATGCCCATTCCGATATGCGGGATGAATACTTAGGGGAGAAGATCTGTCACGCCACCGTAATGAGAAGGATTCAGGAGGTGGTGGGGGAAGAAGGAATCTTCTCTTTTGGTATCCGCTCCCTGACGGAGGAGTGTCGGAAAAGGCATAAAAATCTTTACCCCTTTCGGGTCTTAGAACCACTCTTGGCGCTTAAAGAGAGATTGAGAGGAAGACCAATTTATCTCACCTTAGATTTAGACATTCTTGACGGCTGTCTCTTCCCAGCCGTTTCCACGCCGGAGCCGAACGGAATCTTCTTTGCCGAACTTTTGGCAGCGATCAAAGAACTTGCCCATCTCACCTTAGTGGGAGCGGATATTGTTGAGTATAACCCTTTATCTAACCCCTCTCTCGCTTATGCGGTGGGGGTCTCCCTTTTGGTGAGAGAGATAATCTTGGCTTATTTTAATAGGGGGGTAAATGAAAAGAATGTCTTTTTGGGGAGGTAGAAATAATGTGTTGTAATGCCTGCGTTCGCTATGCCGTCTGTGTCCAGAAGAACGAATTGCGTGACGACTGCTGCTCTCAGTGCCGATATTTTGATTCCTGTATGGAACTGACAAAAGACGAAAAGAGGAGAGACAAGTTCATTACCACAAAAAAGAGATACCCGAGAAGATGAGAACCGTTTAATCATCTTAAAGGAGGGATTATGTGTTGCGAAATCTGCCCCTATTATAAAGACTGTGAGGAGTTGGGGAAAATTAGAAATTCCTGCTGTCCCGAATGTCCCTCTTATGAAGAATGTATGGGTGGGGAGTTGGAAGAAGAGGAAACACTTTAATTCTAACGAATGATGACAAACTTTTCCACCCCAATCCGATAAGGCTTTTTTTCTTCCCGCAAGCGGAGGAGATAGAGACCAGAGGCGAAAGATTCATCAATTTCCAAGAGGAAGCCGTTTCTTATCGTTTCTACCTTTTTTGGTTTTAACCTCTTACCCCGGAGATTAAAAATCTCCACCCTTATACTATCCGGAGGGATAGAATTCTCAATCTTAATTGTCAATCGGGAAGAATGGGGAAGGAGAAGCGGATTGGGGTGGAGGCTAAAAAGTAATCTTTCCTCTGCCGCTTCTTCTTCCCGATAGGTGATTTCTATCAAACCCTCCCTTGTCCCCACATACGCTCTATTCGGAGACAAGGTGAGGGAGAGGTAATATTCTAAGGTATTCTTCCAATTGGGAAGAATTGGACTATTATTGGGGGTGAAGGAAAGCCAAGCATCTTTTTCCGGATGAAAAAGGGAAAGCCCCCCTTCGGTTAGGATCCAGACCCAACCTCCATTATCAACCCTCACCCGGAGGCAGGAGTTGGAGACCAGACCAGAATTTGCCTCATTCCAGATCCGAAACCGCTCACCGGAAAGAAGGGCAAGCCCTTGGGGTGTTGCCACCCAAATCCGGTCTTTTAAGTCAGAAGCGACCGAGAGGATATTAGTTGAGGCGAGACCTTCGGTGAAGATCTTCACCGAATCATCCGTCGGGTCAGAAAGGGTTCCCTTAGGGTCGAATTGTAAAAGTCCGTTGGGTGTTCCTAAATAGACCCTCTTTTTACTGTCAAAGGCAATCTCCCGACCGCGGAGACAGGCACCCAAACCGGGAACGGTAAACTCATAACTCCTACCGCTACTATCTAAGGCCACAATATTACCAATACCGTTCCAGAACCATTTCGTACCATCCTGGTCAATATTTAAGGCACCGACCACATTCTTTGGTGTCTGTTCCCCCCACCGGAATATCTCCCAACTCCTACTAATCTTATCATAGCAAGAAAGCCCTCCCCATTCTGACCAATGCCCAACCCAAAGGCGATTCTTCTTATCAATCACCAAAG is part of the candidate division WOR-3 bacterium genome and encodes:
- the guaA gene encoding glutamine-hydrolyzing GMP synthase, which gives rise to MDKILILDFGSQYTQLIARRIRELKVYCEIYPFNFPPSRIRNIAPKGIILSGSPASVHSFSYPVPAREIFNLNIPILGICYGMQVIAHLFGGRVESAAQDKSIREYGPAVLAIRRPGKIFSSLPSRFRVWMSHGDTVVKLPPGFVTAASTEMIRNAAFFNEEKKIYGVQFHPEVYHTEKGKEVIANFLFKVCGCQKEWTMRNFLSQKIREIQEVVKGEKILCALSGGVDSTVLAFLCQKAVGRNLLCLFVDNGLLRRGEKEEVARNLGKLLPIRYINAQDRFLKRLKGVEDPEEKRKIIGEEFIRVFEEEGKGIRYLAQGTLYPDVIESRSYHGGPSAKIKTHHNVGGLPERLRFNLIEPFKELFKDEVRELGKILGVKRVILERHPFPGPGLAVRILGEVTREKLERLRDADEILLSELKKSGFYLKTWQAFSILLPVKSVGVMGDERTYENVCALRIVTSRDGMTADWAKLPYPLLARIANRIINEVKGINRVVYDLSTKPPATIEWE
- the speB gene encoding agmatinase, with protein sequence MRFYFARADYKAASFIILGIPFDRTSSFLPGTRFAVNNVRLGAENIETFSPYQNLSLPEDKIFDAGDLLPEMPPEEFFKLVEERVSSFLSDKKKVLSIGGEHTISLPCVQAYKKFYPDLILVHLDAHSDMRDEYLGEKICHATVMRRIQEVVGEEGIFSFGIRSLTEECRKRHKNLYPFRVLEPLLALKERLRGRPIYLTLDLDILDGCLFPAVSTPEPNGIFFAELLAAIKELAHLTLVGADIVEYNPLSNPSLAYAVGVSLLVREIILAYFNRGVNEKNVFLGR